A genomic region of Melanotaenia boesemani isolate fMelBoe1 chromosome 21, fMelBoe1.pri, whole genome shotgun sequence contains the following coding sequences:
- the tmem204 gene encoding transmembrane protein 204 — protein MAVQRLVAAAVVVALLSLVLNNVAAFTPSWVLQALEDGRKRSVGLWRMCPSAGEKGRDDLQAGSKVQGTQRQCESLGWGSEYAGYQESRSTVKLQFNMMRACNLMATVALTAGQLIFLLGLMELPFITQESQWWEEAIAALFQLASFVLVIGLVTFYRIGPYTHLSYSCYVDIVACLLATMAAAMLIWNILHRRDDCLAPRVIIISRSLASPFHPRLDNDYVESPC, from the exons ATGGCCGTGCAGAGGCTGGTGGCCGCAGCGGTGGTGGTAGCCCTGCTGTCCCTGGTCCTAAACAATGTTGCAGCTTTCACCCCAAGCTGGGTCCTTCAGGCCCTGGAGGATGGACGTAAACGGAGCGTGGGGCTGTGGCGAATGTGTCCCAGTGCAGGGGAAAAGGGCCGTGATGACCTCCAAGCAGGTAGTAAGGTGCAAGGGACACAAAGGCAGTGTGAAAGCCTTGGATGGGGCTCTGAGTATGCAGGCTACCAAGAATCCCGCAGCACTGTTAAAT TGCAGTTTAACATGATGAGAGCCTGCAACCTGATGGCGACAGTGGCCCTGACTGCCGGTCAGCTAATCTTCCTTCTAGGCCTGATGGAGCTGCCCTTCATCACACAGGAATCTCAGTGGTGGGAGGAGGCCATTGCTGCACTCTTCCAGCTCGCAA GTTTTGTGCTCGTGATCGGACTTGTCACGTTTTACAGGATCGGGCCCTACACACACCTGTCCTATTCCTGCTATGTGGACATAGTGGCTTGCCTTCTGGCCACAATGGCTGCAGCTATGCTCATTTGGAACATTTTACACCGAAGGGATGACTGCCTTGCACCTCGGGTTATAATCATCAGTCGCTCACTTGCATCCCCTTTTCACCCACGTCTAGACAACGACTATGTGGAGTCGCCTTGTTGA